The uncultured Cohaesibacter sp. genome includes the window GCCAACGGCATCGCTGTCGAGGTCTGGGCCATACCGACGTCCGAGCTCGGCTCTTTCCTTGCTGGCATTCCTGCCCCCCTTGGACTGGGGAAGGTCGAACTGGCAAGCGGAGAGGAAGTCTGTGGCTTCATTTGCGAAGCAACCGGTGCGGAAGGCGCAACCGACATCACCGCGATGGGAAGCTGGCGCACCTTCCTCAATGCCTGATCCGATGCCGCAAGGGGCAGCGGCACAAACTACCGCCCCTCAGCGGCTCCTGTCACTAATCCAATCACTGGCCCATATAATGTGGCTCGCGGCGCTCTATCCAGGCATCAAGCCCCTCGAGCACATCCTGTGTGGCACACATGCGGGCGAACTGCTCACGCTCGATCAGCAACCCTTCATCAATCGTCGTGTTGATGCCGCGCGTCACCGCTGCAAGAATGCGCGAGGCGGCAACCGGTGAGTGACAGAGGATCCGGTTGGCAAGATCGATGGCGGCAGGTATAAGCTCAGCATGGGGGGACGACCCTATTGACGAGCCCGAGCTCGTAGGCGCGATCCGGACCAAAACTCTCGCCTGTCAGCAACAGCTCGAGCGCGCGTTTGCGTCCCGCGAGACGCGGCAGCCGCTGGGTACCGCCGAATGTGGGCGGAATGCCGATCCTGATCTCGGGCTTGGCAAAGACAGCCCTGTCTGAAGCCACCGCAAGATGCGCTGCCTCCGTGATCTCGCACCCTCCCCCATAGGCGATGCCATTGACCGCGACGATCACCGGCTTTGGGAAGGCTTCCAGACGCCCCGTCATCGTCTGTCCGAGCCGACAGAAATCCCTGACTGCCCCGTCTGTGCTATGGCGAATGCTGCGGGTGAACTCGTGGATGTCACCACCAGCCGAAAAGGCACGTTCCCCGGCTCCCGTCAGAATGACCGCCCGGATGCTGTTGTCGACTTCGATCTCGTCCAATAGCACCAGCAAGCGATCATTCATC containing:
- a CDS encoding amidase: MSDLPAGHIKLAVCGAHLKGLPLNWQLTDRGAFLLEETTSAPFYRFYSLAGDGVKRPGMIRTNEQQANGIAVEVWAIPTSELGSFLAGIPAPLGLGKVELASGEEVCGFICEATGAEGATDITAMGSWRTFLNA